A genomic region of Streptomyces rimosus contains the following coding sequences:
- a CDS encoding aminopeptidase P family protein, whose translation MSELYSARRTRVRDRCVAAGSAAALISRPANVRYLTGCAPPGAALLLGPADDLLLTAGPLSGDPSEGRPAEDLRVSELPTRDGDPVVAAADEAARAGAGTLAVEEHHLTVARHRALAQVAPRLRLADLARAVEAQRVVKDDEEISCLRIAAEITDQALGELLESILVGRTERHLALELERRLVDHGADGPAFPTSVGTGPNAGRPGHPPTDRRVEEGDFLSVNLGANYRGYRCEIGRTFVIGTTPADWQIELYDLVFAAQRAGREALAPGVECREVDRAARQVLVGAGHGERLGPGTGHGVGLEIDEDPRLSPAAMGKLDACVPVTVDPGVHIPGRGGVRIDDTLVVRPEADGGPELLTITTKELLAL comes from the coding sequence ATGTCCGAGCTGTACTCGGCCCGGCGTACGCGGGTGCGCGACCGCTGCGTCGCCGCCGGAAGCGCCGCGGCGCTGATCTCGCGTCCCGCCAACGTCCGCTACCTCACCGGGTGCGCGCCGCCCGGCGCGGCCCTGCTGCTCGGCCCGGCCGACGACCTGCTGCTGACCGCGGGGCCGCTGAGCGGGGACCCGTCGGAGGGGCGTCCGGCGGAGGACCTGCGGGTCTCGGAGCTGCCGACCCGGGACGGCGATCCGGTCGTGGCCGCCGCCGACGAGGCCGCGCGGGCCGGGGCCGGTACGCTCGCCGTCGAGGAGCACCATCTGACCGTCGCCCGGCACCGCGCGCTCGCCCAGGTCGCCCCGCGCCTGCGGCTCGCCGACCTGGCCCGCGCCGTCGAGGCGCAGCGGGTCGTCAAGGACGACGAGGAGATCTCCTGTCTGCGGATCGCAGCCGAGATCACCGACCAGGCCCTCGGCGAGTTGCTGGAGTCGATTCTGGTGGGCCGTACGGAACGGCACCTGGCCCTGGAGCTGGAGCGCCGCCTGGTGGACCACGGCGCGGACGGCCCCGCCTTCCCCACCTCGGTCGGCACCGGCCCGAACGCCGGCCGCCCCGGACATCCGCCCACCGACCGGCGCGTCGAGGAGGGCGACTTCCTCTCCGTCAACCTGGGTGCGAACTACCGGGGTTACCGCTGCGAGATCGGCCGTACATTCGTCATCGGCACCACGCCGGCGGACTGGCAGATCGAGCTGTACGACCTCGTTTTCGCAGCCCAGCGGGCCGGGCGGGAGGCGCTGGCGCCCGGTGTGGAGTGCCGTGAGGTGGACCGCGCGGCGCGTCAGGTGCTGGTCGGCGCGGGGCACGGGGAGCGGCTCGGGCCGGGTACCGGACACGGTGTGGGCCTGGAAATCGACGAGGACCCTCGGCTGTCACCTGCGGCCATGGGTAAACTGGACGCTTGCGTGCCGGTCACCGTCGATCCAGGGGTTCATATCCCGGGCCGCGGCGGCGTCCGGATCGACGACACACTCGTCGTCCGCCCCGAGGCGGACGGCGGGCCCGAGCTACTCACGATCACGACCAAGGAGCTGCTCGCCCTCTGA
- the pyrR gene encoding bifunctional pyr operon transcriptional regulator/uracil phosphoribosyltransferase PyrR encodes MDAPSSNAARPVLEGPDITRMLTRIAHEIVERAKGADDVVLLGIPTRGVFLARRLAAKLEEITGRPVPVGSLDITMYRDDLRLGPARALARTEIPGDGIEGRVVLLVDDVLFSGRTIRAALDALNDIGRPRAVQLAVLVDRGHRELPIRADYVGKNLPTSLRETVKVQLTEEDGRDAVLLGVKPAAPAGEQ; translated from the coding sequence ATGGACGCCCCCAGCTCCAACGCTGCGCGTCCGGTCCTCGAAGGACCGGACATCACGCGCATGCTCACCCGCATCGCCCACGAGATCGTCGAACGCGCCAAGGGCGCCGACGACGTGGTGCTCCTCGGCATCCCCACCCGCGGCGTCTTCCTCGCCCGCCGGCTGGCCGCCAAGCTCGAAGAGATCACCGGCCGCCCGGTCCCGGTCGGCTCGCTCGACATCACCATGTACCGCGACGACCTGCGCCTGGGCCCGGCCCGCGCGCTCGCCCGCACCGAGATCCCCGGTGACGGCATCGAGGGCCGGGTGGTCCTCCTCGTCGACGACGTGCTCTTCTCCGGCCGTACGATCCGTGCCGCCCTCGACGCTCTGAACGACATCGGCCGCCCGCGTGCCGTGCAGCTCGCCGTCCTGGTCGACCGCGGCCACCGCGAGCTGCCGATCCGCGCCGACTATGTGGGCAAGAACCTCCCCACGTCGCTGCGGGAGACGGTCAAGGTCCAGCTCACCGAGGAGGACGGCCGGGACGCCGTGCTGCTCGGCGTGAAGCCGGCCGCCCCGGCCGGCGAGCAGTAG
- the bldD gene encoding transcriptional regulator BldD → MSSEYAKQLGAKLRAIRTQQGLSLHGVEEKSQGRWKAVVVGSYERGDRAVTVQRLAELADFYGVPVQELLPGTTPGGAAEPPPKLVLDLERLAHVPAEKAGPLQRYAATIQSQRGDYNGKVLSIRQDDLRTLAVIYDQSPSVLTEQLISWGVLDADARRAVQHEDI, encoded by the coding sequence ATGTCCAGCGAATACGCCAAACAGCTCGGGGCCAAGCTCCGCGCCATCCGCACCCAGCAGGGCCTCTCTCTCCACGGTGTCGAGGAGAAGTCCCAGGGCCGCTGGAAGGCCGTGGTGGTGGGCTCGTACGAGCGCGGCGACCGTGCCGTGACCGTGCAGCGCCTGGCCGAGCTGGCCGACTTCTACGGCGTGCCGGTGCAGGAACTGCTGCCGGGCACGACCCCGGGCGGTGCCGCCGAGCCGCCGCCGAAGCTGGTCCTGGACCTGGAGCGGCTGGCCCACGTCCCCGCCGAGAAGGCCGGCCCGCTGCAGCGCTACGCCGCCACGATCCAGAGCCAGCGCGGCGACTACAACGGCAAGGTCCTCTCGATCCGCCAGGACGACCTGCGCACCCTCGCGGTGATCTACGACCAGTCGCCCTCCGTGCTGACCGAGCAGCTCATCAGCTGGGGCGTGCTGGACGCCGACGCGCGCCGCGCGGTGCAGCACGAGGACATCTGA
- the nusB gene encoding transcription antitermination factor NusB, producing the protein MAARNKARKRAFQILFEADQRGADVQSVLADWMRHARTDPRQPPVNEYTLQLVEGYAEHVERIDELLATYSVGWTLDRMPTVDRNVLRLGAYELIWEDETPDAVAIDEAVQLAKEFSTDESPAFVNGLLARLKELKPSLRREAR; encoded by the coding sequence GTGGCCGCCCGCAACAAGGCCCGCAAGCGAGCCTTCCAGATCCTCTTCGAGGCCGACCAGCGCGGTGCCGACGTGCAGTCCGTGCTGGCGGACTGGATGCGTCACGCCCGGACCGACCCGCGGCAGCCGCCGGTCAACGAGTACACCCTGCAACTGGTCGAGGGGTACGCGGAGCACGTCGAGCGCATCGACGAACTGCTCGCCACCTACTCCGTCGGCTGGACGCTGGACCGGATGCCGACGGTGGACCGCAACGTCCTGCGGCTCGGCGCCTACGAGCTGATCTGGGAGGACGAGACCCCGGACGCCGTGGCCATCGACGAAGCGGTACAGCTGGCCAAGGAATTCTCCACGGACGAGTCGCCGGCCTTCGTCAACGGCCTCCTCGCCCGTCTGAAGGAACTGAAGCCGAGCCTGCGGCGCGAGGCGCGGTAA
- a CDS encoding PH-like domain-containing protein, which produces MTSSIIQLAAEQKSAEVTDWAARIGWVVGLLLFVALLYWLMREGWKWRGTLQGDLPELPAAPEDAGEPRLTMTGRYHGSTTAGQWLDRVVARGLGTRSRAELTLTDVGVHVVRPGAEDFFVPAAALRGARLDKGIAGKVLPEGGLLVITWAHGDRELDSGFRSDQAAEHTAWVTALTDLTSKNSKTTETEGAR; this is translated from the coding sequence GTGACATCTTCCATCATCCAACTGGCAGCCGAGCAGAAGTCCGCCGAGGTCACCGACTGGGCGGCCCGGATCGGCTGGGTCGTCGGACTGCTCCTGTTCGTCGCGCTCCTCTACTGGCTGATGCGCGAGGGCTGGAAGTGGCGCGGCACCCTCCAGGGCGACCTGCCCGAGCTGCCCGCCGCCCCCGAGGACGCCGGCGAGCCGCGGCTGACGATGACCGGCCGCTACCACGGCTCCACCACCGCCGGGCAGTGGCTGGACCGCGTCGTCGCGCGCGGTCTGGGCACCCGCAGCCGCGCCGAGCTGACCCTGACCGACGTCGGCGTGCACGTCGTACGGCCCGGCGCCGAGGACTTCTTCGTCCCGGCCGCCGCGCTGCGCGGCGCCCGCCTGGACAAGGGCATCGCCGGCAAGGTCCTGCCCGAGGGCGGCCTGCTGGTGATCACCTGGGCGCACGGCGACCGGGAGCTGGACTCCGGCTTCCGGTCCGACCAGGCCGCCGAGCACACCGCCTGGGTCACCGCCCTGACCGACCTGACCAGCAAGAACAGCAA
- a CDS encoding aspartate carbamoyltransferase catalytic subunit, translating into MKRHLISAADLTRDDAVLILDTAEEMARVADRPIKKLPTLRGRTVVNLFFEDSTRTRISFEAAAKRLSADVINFSAKGSSVSKGESLKDTALTLEAMGADAVVIRHGDSGAPHRLATSGWIGGSVVNAGDGTHEHPTQALLDAFTMRRHLTDGAGQDLSGRHITIVGDILHSRVARSNVHLLTTLGAEVTLVAPPTLVPIGVERWPCEVSYDLDAVLTKSDAVMMLRVQRERMNAAFFPTEREYARRYGLDGDRMARMPDHAIVMHPGPMNRGMEITAEVADSPRCTAVEQVANGVSIRMAVLYLLLGGNEPAVTTTAPTGTRTEESK; encoded by the coding sequence ATGAAGCGTCATCTCATCTCGGCCGCCGACCTCACCCGCGACGATGCCGTCCTGATCCTCGACACCGCCGAGGAGATGGCCCGGGTGGCGGACCGGCCGATCAAGAAACTCCCCACGCTGCGCGGACGCACCGTCGTCAACCTCTTCTTCGAGGACTCCACGCGCACCCGCATCTCCTTCGAGGCCGCCGCGAAGCGGCTGTCCGCGGACGTCATCAACTTCTCCGCCAAGGGCTCGTCCGTCTCCAAGGGCGAGTCCCTGAAGGACACCGCCCTGACCCTGGAGGCGATGGGCGCGGACGCCGTCGTCATCCGGCACGGCGACTCCGGCGCCCCGCACCGCCTGGCCACCTCCGGCTGGATCGGCGGCTCGGTCGTCAACGCCGGTGACGGTACGCACGAGCACCCCACCCAGGCCCTCCTGGACGCCTTCACCATGCGCCGCCACCTGACCGACGGCGCAGGCCAGGACCTCTCGGGGCGCCACATCACCATCGTCGGCGACATCCTGCACAGCCGGGTGGCCCGCTCCAACGTCCACCTGCTGACCACGCTGGGCGCCGAGGTGACGCTGGTCGCGCCGCCCACCCTGGTGCCGATCGGCGTCGAGCGGTGGCCCTGCGAGGTCAGCTACGACCTCGACGCGGTGCTGACCAAGTCCGACGCGGTCATGATGCTGCGCGTCCAGCGCGAGCGGATGAACGCCGCCTTCTTCCCCACCGAGCGGGAGTACGCCCGGCGCTACGGCCTCGACGGCGACCGGATGGCCCGGATGCCCGACCACGCGATCGTGATGCACCCCGGCCCGATGAACCGCGGCATGGAGATCACCGCCGAGGTCGCCGACTCGCCGCGCTGCACCGCCGTCGAGCAGGTGGCCAACGGTGTCAGCATCCGCATGGCCGTCCTGTACCTGCTGCTGGGCGGCAACGAGCCCGCCGTCACCACCACCGCCCCCACCGGCACCCGCACCGAGGAGAGCAAGTAA
- a CDS encoding dihydroorotase, giving the protein MSKTLIRGAKILGGEAQDVLITDGVITAVGNDLTGTEDATVVEAAGRILLPGLVDLHTHLREPGREDSETVLTGTKAAAVGGFTAVHAMANTFPVADTAGVVEQVWRLGKESGYCDVQPVGAVTVGLEGKKLAELGAMHDSAAGVRVFSDDGKCVDDAVIMRRALEYVKAFDGVIAQHAQEPRLTAGAQMNEGIVSAELGLAGWPAVAEESIIARDVLLAAHVGSRVHICHLSTAGSVEIVRWAKSKGWNVTAEVTPHHLLLTDELVRSYNPVYKVNPPLRTEADVLALREALADGTIDCVATDHAPHPHEDKDCEWGAAAMGMVGLETALSVVQHTMVDTGLLDWAGVADRMSFRPAEIGRLKSHGRPVSPGEPANLTLVDPAYRGPVDPAGFASRSRNTPYEGRELPGRVTHTFLRGRATVVDGNLA; this is encoded by the coding sequence ATGAGCAAGACCCTGATCCGCGGGGCGAAGATCCTGGGCGGCGAGGCGCAGGACGTCCTGATCACCGACGGTGTGATCACCGCCGTCGGCAACGACCTGACCGGCACCGAGGACGCCACCGTCGTCGAGGCCGCGGGCCGGATCCTGCTGCCCGGCCTGGTCGACCTGCACACCCACCTGCGCGAGCCGGGCCGTGAGGACTCCGAGACGGTCCTGACCGGCACCAAGGCCGCCGCCGTCGGCGGGTTCACCGCCGTACACGCCATGGCCAACACCTTCCCCGTCGCGGACACCGCCGGCGTGGTCGAGCAGGTGTGGCGCCTGGGCAAGGAGTCCGGCTACTGCGACGTGCAGCCGGTCGGTGCGGTGACCGTGGGCCTGGAGGGCAAGAAGCTCGCCGAGCTGGGCGCCATGCACGACTCCGCCGCGGGCGTACGGGTCTTCTCCGACGACGGCAAGTGCGTGGACGACGCGGTGATCATGCGGCGCGCGCTGGAGTACGTGAAGGCGTTCGACGGCGTGATCGCCCAGCACGCCCAGGAGCCGCGGCTGACCGCCGGCGCCCAGATGAACGAGGGCATCGTCTCCGCCGAGCTGGGCCTGGCCGGCTGGCCCGCGGTGGCCGAGGAGTCGATCATCGCGCGGGACGTGCTGCTCGCCGCGCACGTCGGTTCGCGGGTGCACATCTGCCATCTGTCCACCGCGGGCTCCGTCGAGATCGTCCGCTGGGCCAAGTCCAAGGGCTGGAACGTCACCGCCGAGGTCACCCCGCACCACCTGCTGCTGACCGACGAGCTCGTACGGTCCTACAACCCCGTCTACAAGGTGAACCCGCCGCTGCGTACGGAGGCCGACGTGCTCGCGCTGCGCGAGGCGCTGGCCGACGGCACCATCGACTGCGTCGCCACCGACCACGCCCCGCACCCGCACGAGGACAAGGACTGCGAGTGGGGCGCGGCCGCCATGGGCATGGTCGGCCTGGAGACGGCGCTGTCCGTCGTCCAGCACACGATGGTCGACACCGGCCTGCTCGACTGGGCCGGCGTCGCCGACCGGATGTCCTTCCGCCCCGCGGAGATCGGCCGTCTCAAGAGCCACGGCCGCCCCGTCTCGCCTGGCGAGCCCGCCAACCTCACGCTGGTCGATCCGGCATACCGTGGACCCGTGGACCCCGCGGGCTTCGCCTCCCGCAGCCGCAACACGCCCTACGAGGGCCGTGAGCTGCCGGGTCGCGTGACCCACACCTTCCTGCGGGGCCGGGCAACGGTCGTGGACGGGAATCTGGCGTGA
- the efp gene encoding elongation factor P, which produces MASTNDLKNGMVLKLEGGQLWSVVEFQHVKPGKGPAFVRTKLKNVLSGKVVDKTFNAGVKVETANVDKRGMQFSYMDGDYFVFMDMDTYDQLHIDRKTVGEAANFLLEGFEAVVAQNEGQVLYVELPAAVELTIKETEPGVQGDRSTGGTKPATLETGYEIQVPLFITTGEKIKVDTRSGEYLGRVNS; this is translated from the coding sequence GTGGCATCCACGAACGACCTCAAGAACGGCATGGTGCTCAAGCTCGAAGGCGGCCAGCTCTGGTCCGTCGTCGAGTTCCAGCACGTCAAGCCCGGCAAGGGCCCGGCCTTCGTCCGCACCAAGCTCAAGAACGTGCTGTCCGGCAAGGTGGTGGACAAGACCTTCAACGCCGGTGTGAAGGTCGAGACGGCCAACGTCGACAAGCGCGGCATGCAGTTCTCGTACATGGACGGCGACTACTTCGTCTTCATGGACATGGACACCTACGACCAGCTGCACATCGACCGCAAGACCGTCGGTGAGGCCGCCAACTTCCTGCTCGAAGGCTTCGAGGCGGTCGTGGCGCAGAACGAGGGCCAGGTGCTCTACGTCGAGCTGCCGGCCGCGGTCGAGCTGACCATCAAGGAGACCGAGCCCGGCGTCCAGGGCGACCGCTCCACCGGCGGCACCAAGCCCGCCACCCTGGAGACCGGCTACGAGATCCAGGTCCCGCTGTTCATCACGACCGGCGAGAAGATCAAGGTCGACACCCGCTCCGGTGAGTACCTCGGCCGGGTGAACAGCTAA